One genomic region from Spirochaeta lutea encodes:
- a CDS encoding ion transporter has protein sequence MRTQKTSVKGLLEGIVVAAIFLVLIQTFLEDFARLSGWSWSFRRVLVYTGFGFDLFFSIEFLSRLYASILQRDVRGYLLERGGWIDLAASIPLLLLNSGPTVIALAAGSVGFSGMGGFLNVLKIAKTIRIARILRLLRVLKIAKNIRFIDSVMAQRHINKIATLSIATIVFTVMVLSILSSLLPSVDPSTDFIRRAEAVSQTLETVDAADSDSLSQIRQSASLVPEILLIQQNNRTVYQRYDRPEMVDQYGPGDYAYLQGDSVTVYLSTLALNAQDARTSLYVFVIIVVLLFVLTFIYGPHFALTVSDPVAIMRRGMDESTYALEIAIPRNYAEDEIYRLADSYNQEFLPMKNRVEMEGLGSSSLDTAHLDLESLLDDQNSGDSQE, from the coding sequence ATGAGGACCCAAAAGACCTCGGTAAAAGGCTTGTTAGAAGGGATTGTGGTTGCAGCAATTTTCCTTGTATTAATACAGACGTTTTTGGAAGACTTTGCCCGGCTCAGCGGCTGGAGTTGGTCGTTCCGGCGGGTGTTGGTGTATACAGGGTTTGGTTTCGACCTGTTTTTTTCCATTGAGTTTCTATCACGGTTGTACGCCAGCATCCTTCAACGGGATGTCCGGGGATACCTGTTGGAGCGAGGGGGCTGGATTGATCTGGCAGCCTCCATACCCCTGCTTCTATTAAATTCCGGGCCGACGGTCATTGCCCTGGCTGCAGGATCGGTTGGATTCTCGGGGATGGGGGGATTTCTTAATGTGCTGAAGATCGCAAAAACCATCCGCATCGCCCGGATTCTCCGGCTGCTTCGGGTTCTTAAGATTGCGAAGAATATCCGTTTTATCGATTCGGTCATGGCCCAGCGCCACATTAATAAGATTGCGACCCTATCGATTGCAACCATAGTATTTACTGTCATGGTTTTAAGCATCCTGAGCTCCCTGCTTCCTTCCGTGGATCCCAGTACGGACTTCATTCGTCGGGCGGAGGCGGTGTCCCAGACCCTTGAAACGGTGGATGCTGCCGATTCGGATTCCCTTTCTCAGATTCGACAGAGTGCCAGCCTCGTACCCGAGATTCTTCTGATTCAACAGAATAACCGGACGGTGTACCAGCGCTATGATCGACCGGAAATGGTCGACCAGTACGGTCCCGGGGATTATGCGTATCTCCAGGGTGATTCCGTTACGGTATACCTATCGACCCTGGCTCTGAATGCCCAGGATGCGAGAACCTCCCTCTATGTCTTTGTCATTATTGTCGTGCTGCTCTTTGTACTGACCTTTATTTACGGGCCGCACTTTGCACTGACGGTGTCTGACCCTGTGGCCATCATGCGGAGGGGAATGGATGAATCGACCTATGCCTTGGAAATCGCCATTCCCCGGAATTATGCTGAGGATGAGATATACCGCCTGGCGGACAGCTATAATCAGGAGTTTCTGCCCATGAAAAATCGGGTGGAAATGGAGGGCTTGGGTTCCAGCAGCCTTGACACAGCACATCTGGATTTGGAATCCCTCCTAGACGATCAGAATTCCGGGGATTCTCAGGAATAA
- a CDS encoding late competence development ComFB family protein gives MEIHNLMEDKVLEMIAEICDSEEKTRANGYCTSEQCRLDAACFVLNRIPQRYVTSGRGFAYLESDFNDNQQLQVDIMTLCHEGLRRVSTIQRSFYGNDTPSHPNSFKGPCFTFPLIKGRLFNGITFEPIVGLDIKIRFNKELVPMIDSRWPNPYSVVGNTPGTYLFWPRPVEAEYEGQEQDFDFELVIESPEYEPFFHYFTLHLRAEDISSRSALKPNRDFNLTDLFLIPRGIEEDMQL, from the coding sequence ATGGAAATTCATAACTTAATGGAAGACAAGGTTTTGGAGATGATTGCAGAGATCTGTGATTCCGAAGAAAAAACCCGTGCGAACGGGTACTGCACCTCTGAACAATGCCGTTTGGATGCTGCCTGCTTTGTGTTAAACCGGATTCCCCAACGGTATGTAACCTCGGGGCGGGGATTCGCCTATCTAGAATCGGATTTTAACGATAACCAGCAACTCCAGGTGGACATCATGACCCTTTGTCACGAGGGGCTGCGTAGGGTTTCAACCATCCAACGAAGTTTCTACGGAAACGACACCCCTTCACACCCCAACTCCTTCAAAGGCCCCTGTTTTACCTTTCCCCTAATCAAAGGCCGGTTGTTTAACGGAATAACCTTCGAGCCCATTGTAGGCCTGGATATAAAGATTCGCTTTAATAAGGAATTGGTGCCCATGATTGATTCCCGCTGGCCCAATCCCTACTCAGTTGTTGGGAATACGCCGGGAACCTATCTGTTCTGGCCGCGCCCTGTAGAAGCCGAATATGAGGGCCAGGAACAGGATTTTGACTTTGAATTAGTTATCGAAAGCCCCGAGTACGAGCCCTTCTTCCATTACTTCACCCTACACCTCCGGGCCGAGGATATTTCATCCCGGAGCGCCCTGAAACCCAACCGCGACTTCAACCTCACCGATCTTTTTCTGATTCCCCGGGGTATTGAAGAGGATATGCAGCTCTAG
- a CDS encoding DUF503 domain-containing protein, whose protein sequence is MVISMLQFVVELPDTTSLKEKRKVIKGLKGKIIDRFKVSAAEVDLHESLTFGQIGVALVSNDKQFGESVMHKILNFAERWVPGRIQDVEIYSEQF, encoded by the coding sequence ATGGTGATTTCAATGCTTCAGTTTGTGGTGGAGCTTCCGGATACCACTTCACTGAAAGAAAAGCGGAAGGTTATCAAGGGACTCAAGGGCAAGATCATCGACCGGTTTAAGGTGAGCGCCGCGGAGGTAGACCTGCATGAGAGCCTTACCTTCGGCCAGATCGGCGTTGCCCTCGTTTCCAATGACAAGCAGTTCGGCGAATCGGTCATGCATAAGATTTTGAATTTCGCAGAGCGCTGGGTCCCGGGCCGCATTCAGGATGTTGAGATCTATAGCGAACAATTTTAG